A window of candidate division WOR-3 bacterium genomic DNA:
GGCAAGTAGAAACCACATGATACTTCCACCGGCAATAAATTCTTTTACCATTTATGCCTCCTGATATTTTTAAAGTTTAACATAATGCATAAGCGATAACAAATATAAAATTTCTTATATACAAATAATTTACCAAAAATAAAAGACTTGTCAAGAAAAAAAATAAACTCGTAAAATCTAATGCCTAATTGCCTCAAGTCTTGATATTTTTGTGATTGCTCTGAATTATTAAATAAGTTCTCTGAATAAATCACTTGTTGCCACAATATATAGATATTCTGTATATTCTCAATTTTTTGCAAGTTTATGTGCAGAGCATTTTCAAGCACGCTCCTTAAATCCGCCCTTGACAGATTAGTAATTAAAAAGTATTGTAATTTAGATGCCGAGGTGGCGGAATTGGCAGACGCGCTAGGCTCAGGACTTAGTGGCGAAAAGCCGTAGGGGTTCAAATCCCCTCCTCGGCATTTATAATCTCTAACCTATCCTCTAATTTTTAACAGTTAATTATTATATTGACCGATGTCATCTATGCAATCTGTGTGGCATAAAAATTCTGAATCAAAATCCAGGTGATAAGTTGAAGATTGTTTGTGACTCAGTGGTAGTCTTTAGAATGTTCTACCGATTTGAAAGTGTGGTTCCCATCGTCCTTTACCATCCCGGTCAAATCCATACCCAAAATCAAATCCGATTAATCCTAACATTGGAATTTCTAATCGAACACCAACACCAACGCCTCGTTTCAAATTGGATATATTAAAATCCTTAAAAGAATTCCAAGTGTTGCCCGCATCAAAAAATGTTAAAAATGCCAATTGGGGTGACGGTCGAAATTTATATTCTAAAGAATAAATCGCTAATGCCTTACCACCAATATTATACCCACCTTCACTAACACCCAAAGAGCGGTCTGGGTAACCTCTAATACCATCCGCACCGGTTCCGCCAGGATAAAACCTCTCATAAATCGGTATGGTATCATTTCTTGAAAATCCTTCAATCACTGCAAACCGCGTACGAAACATCAAACTGAATTTCTTAAGCATCGGAAAATAAAAACTGGCATCGAAAATATGTCGATGAAAATAGATATCAATAGTAGATAATTCTAAAGAATAAGCCAAAATCGACCCAGACAAAGGATTATAAATATAATCTCGGGAATCTCTTATGAATTGGACACTTGGTGTAAATGTTGTTCGATGAATCGTATCACGATAAACATTGTTATAACTTGTTGGCGCATATCCTTGTTGAATTGATTTAGGTGGCACATATGCGTCACTCAAACCAACTCCCCAATAAATACGCGAATAATCAAGCATTAAAGGCCGGGAGAAGTTAAATCCAATACTTTTTTCCTGTTTTTCATAATAATCATAAGTACGGGTTAAATAAGACAAATTGAATCCAGCAGATACCGGTTTATCGAAAAGATATGGTTCGTTGAATCCAATTTCTGCATTAGTCTTCTTTCCGCCTTTTTCAAACTTTATTGCTAATCTTTGACCTTTACCAAAAAGATTGGGTTGGGTTAATTCCAGATAGCCGGTTAATTTATCCGTTGCCGAATAAGAGACACCTGCACCGATTGTGCCAAACGAACTCTTTTCTTTTACTTGATATATTAAATCAATTTCATTATCTTCTTCAGTTCTGCGATAATCAAGTTTGACATCTTCAAAAAACCCAAGATTAAAAATATCGCGTTGACTGCGGATGACTTCTGACCGTTTGAAAAGTGTTCCAGGTAATGTGCTAATCTGGCGTCGAATTACTTTATCTTGGGTTCGTTCATTTCCTTCAATAATTACTAAACGGATTCGAGCTGGATTTCCCTCAGTAATAGCGTATTTAATGTTGACCGTATCATCTTGAATCTGTTCAATCGGAGCAATTTGGCAATAGATGTATCCTTCTTCTGAATAAATACTATATAATTCTGTGAGCGTTTGATTAATCTTAGTTGAATTATAAACTTGCCCTGGTCTGATTCGTAACCCAGCAATTAATTCTCTCTCACTAATTGCACTGTCACCTTCAAAAATAATATCGCCAACATAATATCGTTTACCTTCAGAGACTTTAATCTTGATATTTAACCATTCTTGATTCTCCTCAGGTATTAATGCATAATCCTCAACTTTGGCATCCAAAAATCCTTTTTCTTTGTAAAAATTAACGATTCGTTCTAAATCATTTTTAAATTCCTCTTCTTTAAAAAGTCCTTTTCGATACCACTTCTTTTCTTTGTTGACTAATTTTCGTTTTATTGTTCTATCAGCAATAGCATTATTTCCT
This region includes:
- the bamA gene encoding outer membrane protein assembly factor BamA yields the protein MQLNFRLSEGFNKTTKVCRIQTENQKIKTKQSSVVLVIATLFSLIFCISEIIARETSPIIIGLSAQTKFTDSTLVIKTSGLKIGNRFDKQELATAIQQIYQLKLYETIEVDTTRIADGVIVRFVVQEYPIIKDYKFFGNNKIKTKDLKEKTNIKIGEVLTNQKLFDWQTKIRDLYKEKGFILTNIKVERSLPDSNNRIIVNFQIEEGTRVRIKHIEIEGNNAIADRTIKRKLVNKEKKWYRKGLFKEEEFKNDLERIVNFYKEKGFLDAKVEDYALIPEENQEWLNIKIKVSEGKRYYVGDIIFEGDSAISERELIAGLRIRPGQVYNSTKINQTLTELYSIYSEEGYIYCQIAPIEQIQDDTVNIKYAITEGNPARIRLVIIEGNERTQDKVIRRQISTLPGTLFKRSEVIRSQRDIFNLGFFEDVKLDYRRTEEDNEIDLIYQVKEKSSFGTIGAGVSYSATDKLTGYLELTQPNLFGKGQRLAIKFEKGGKKTNAEIGFNEPYLFDKPVSAGFNLSYLTRTYDYYEKQEKSIGFNFSRPLMLDYSRIYWGVGLSDAYVPPKSIQQGYAPTSYNNVYRDTIHRTTFTPSVQFIRDSRDYIYNPLSGSILAYSLELSTIDIYFHRHIFDASFYFPMLKKFSLMFRTRFAVIEGFSRNDTIPIYERFYPGGTGADGIRGYPDRSLGVSEGGYNIGGKALAIYSLEYKFRPSPQLAFLTFFDAGNTWNSFKDFNISNLKRGVGVGVRLEIPMLGLIGFDFGYGFDRDGKGRWEPHFQIGRTF